In Odontesthes bonariensis isolate fOdoBon6 chromosome 9, fOdoBon6.hap1, whole genome shotgun sequence, the following proteins share a genomic window:
- the LOC142388252 gene encoding ras-related protein Rap-2b produces the protein MREYKVVVLGSGGVGKSALTVQFVTGSFIEKYDPTIEDFYRKEIEVDSSPSVLEILDTAGTEQFASMRDLYIKNGQGFILVYSLVNQQSFQDIKPMRDQIIRVKRYERVPMILVGNKVDLEGEREVSSGEGKALADEWSCPFMETSAKNKSSVDELFAEIVRQMNYASTPNGDDQCCSSCVIL, from the coding sequence ATGAGAGAGTACAAAGTAGTGGTTCTCGGGTCCGGGGGGGTGGGTAAATCCGCATTAACCGTCCAGTTCGTGACTGGATCTTTCATAGAGAAATACGACCCAACGATAGAGGATTTCTACAGGAAGGAGATCGAGGTGGACTCCTCTCCGTCAGTCCTGGAGATCCTGGACACGGCGGGGACCGAGCAGTTCGCCTCCATGCGAGACCTCTACATTAAAAACGGGCAGGGTTTCATCCTGGTCTACAGCCTGGTGAACCAGCAGAGCTTCCAGGATATCAAACCGATGAGGGATCAGATCATTCGGGTGAAAAGGTACGAGAGGGTGCCCATGATTCTGGTTGGAAACAAAGTGGACCTGGAGGGGGAAAGGGAGGTCTCGTCCGGCGAGGGGAAAGCTCTGGCGGACGAATGGAGCTGCCCGTTCATGGAAACTTCAGCCAAAAATAAAAGCTCGGTGGACGAACTGTTTGCAGAGATAGTCCGACAGATGAACTATGCCTCAACACCAAATGGCGACGACCAGTGCTGCTCGTCTTGTGTGATTCTTTAA